The Oncorhynchus mykiss isolate Arlee chromosome 14, USDA_OmykA_1.1, whole genome shotgun sequence genome segment TTTACATGAAAGATGGAATGTGAACTCCATGACTAACCTCGCTTTGTACTTTGTTGCGCAGAATCCTTGCCTGTTCTTTGATGTCCTGCTCCTGGCTTCTGGATGTTGCCTGGATTAAGGCGTGGTACATGCAATTCTGGCCCTCTGACATCACCCTGGTCTCACATCCATCTGGTTGAACAATGGTAAAATGGCCGCTGTACGCAGTTTGAACACCTTGGATTCGGTCTTGTATGTGAGACAACAGACCCATCTCACTAAAATAACAAATCAAACAGAATCATGATTGTTAAGTTCAAAGATAAAATTCAAACATAGCAATCTGAAGAGTAATGCAGTTAGGATAAATATGCTCCTGATCTTATGTTCTGTCAATTTAGTGGTATTGAACATTAATATTTGTATTTTTGATATCCTTAAAGTTCAATGAGGGACGTGGCACAGAAACTCAGAGCTGAATACAGAGGCACGTACCTTTTAGCTGTCTCTGGCTCCATGGTCAGTTTGAGTGTGATGTATCCTGCTGAGCAGTCAGTGCCTGGGTAGGATTGCTCATCGAGTGGTTTCCCATGTTTATCCACTACCTTGACCCTGATGCCTTGGCCCTGGAGTAGGTCACTCTTTGTAAGGACATAGATGTCCAGCTCTGAAGCAGGGCGGTCAATATCGCTGATGTTattgatgtaatgatggaggtccGACTGTTCAATCTCACATGTAGACTCCCCTGCATGCTTACTGGCTGATTTCATATCATGCCTCTGCTTCTGCTCTACGAAATAGTTTTCCGTTTTGTACCTGCCAAGCATGTTGCTAGTGGTATTGCCAATGGCGTTCGTGACTTTATTGATCTTTTCCTTAAAAATATGTGTTATCAAGGAGTTCATGTGTCTGGCACAGGACTCAATAAATTCCTGGGAGACATTCTCTGAGATGCCCTCGAGGAGCTCATTCTTCAGGCGTCCCACATCAAGGAGTCTGTGTCTGCCATCCTGGTCATACCCATTTGGCAGTTGCACATGAATTTCTTTTATCAACTTGGAAGAGAATCTGTCATTGATAAATTTTTCTGTAGGGATAGAGTTCAACATTTGGACTAGCACTGTACTGAACTTTGCTATGCAGAGGCTTGCAGAGATAGCAGTTTGGACTTTTCCAGGCACTCCTGCGTTGTCCATAAGGTCTGACGCTTTGCTACTCACCTGAGAGAGTCTGTCAATGATCTCATGCACTGTGCTGCAATTTGTCATTAGATCAGAAATAATTTTTTCTGTCACTGATTTTACTAAATCTTTAATACTTTTTTCACACTCCCTGTCTATCTTGAACTCAGCAGCTGGTTTCTGTAAAGCTGATTTTGGAACTCCAGAACATACAAGCTCTGTGAGAGTGTGACTCAATGCATCATTCTCTTTAACTACAGAGGTGATTGAATCCTTGAAAGCCTTGTTCAAAATCTCCTTCAGTACAGATTGAAGCCCTGCATCAATGAAGTAATGCAATGTGTGGGTAACTATCTGCGTAGCCATTTCCTGTCCTGCATACTTGGTTGCATGTTTGAAAGTCTGTTTGACTACAGTTTTTGTGCCCAGCTTCTTCACTGTACctagggacagagaggaggccgCTGTGACACTGCCTTTGAAAGACATGAATGCATGTTTCCCTGATTTAATGACACCTTTTGCAACAGATGACAGGGTTTTTGTACCTGTTAGCAAGCCTTTTGTGGCTTTATATACAGACTGGACAGCTCTCTTGATGGTGCCAAATCCAGAAGTGAGCAAAGATATCCCAATACCGATGCTTTTGGAGATGGCCCACGATGCCCAACTGAAACTGCCAGTTATCATGCCATCACACCCACTGATCATGTCAGACACTCCCTCTGAGATCAAGGTAAGACCAAACTGGGAGGCGGAGCCATAGGACAGAGCACAAACAAGAACTCCAGCCAGAACCTGACATGCACCCAGTAAAAAACACACAAGAGCATCAATGTTGAACCTTGGCTTCTCTTTTACTTCGAACACCATGCCAAGGCCGTACTCATACAGGGCCATGAGTTCATTTGTGGTGACATAGTCTGTCCCGTCTGAGAGTGCATACACTGAGGAATCCTCTGTTATGGCGCCACTTTTACTGTTCTTTAGCTCTGCAAGTTTTTCCAGTGTACTGTTAATGTATCCCAGCCATGCTTGGAAAATATTCATCCTAGATTGCATCTGACTTTGGAAATTGCAGACACCATCATGATGTGGCTCAAAGTTGCCCCTCATTGCCATCTGACATGCATTCAAAGTGTTTGTTGTTTCAGAGATATAGATACCTAGTGTGTCTTTTGCTTCCTGCAGTAATTTACTAGCCTCTGTTTTATAGTCACTCTCTGCCAGGTTAATTGTGATGTAAGCTTGGTTGTATAGCGCCACTGCTCTGTAAAAGGGGTCACATTTTGCAGCTTTCTGCCAGGAAGATTTTGCATCATAGTCCCACTTGGTTTTATCACGGCAGTGCAGGTTGGTTCTAACAACAGCCTGCTTCAGATGATCATAGAAATTTTGGCTTTGTCCTTTCAACATCATGTTCCTTGTGTTTGTCAATTGTTGAAGTAAGTCTGCTTCCAAGTCAGAGATATCATCATCCTTCTCGATATGGGTCTCATGAAGGGTCAACCACAATGCCCATGATTCTTTCAGAGCATTGAGTGCTGGCTGGTAATCAAGCTTATCGCCTTGACGTCTGAAACTATGTTCCTCCACCTTCATTGTcaacaggttctctctctctttttctgagTAGTTGCTGTCAAAATTGTCAAGAAATTGGCAAACTGTTGAAAATAATTTTTCCTTCCTTTCAATTTCCTGCAGCTCATTTGTCTCCATACCAGTGATGCGTTGGATTTCATGATCCTCTCTTAGCTGCCTCATGATCTCCACAGGCTGGCCCTGGTACGCTGGTGCCAGTTGGTCACAATGGAGTATCATTTGTACCATGCCGGAAtttccttttctggctgtgcgtCCAAACACCTGTTTCTCCACTCTGCGATTGTCAGGAAAGTGCGTGAGAAGGACAAAGAGTCCGCCGCATTGATTCACTTTCTGCTCCAATCTAATGTCTGTGCCACGTCCTCCCAGATTGGTGGCGATAATGATGCTTCCCCCACTGAATGTGGTTTGCTCAATGTTGTCTCTCTCACTGATCGTGTACATGGTGATTGGATGTCGTTGATTTGCTCTTCGGTTGGCCATTGCCACCTGTAATTCATTTGCTGTCTTAACATCCTCACAAACCACCAAGACGACCTGGTTCCTGTCGGCAGCTTTCAATGCACTTTCACAGACTACCTCTATCCATTTGAAGTCATCACCGCTTACCTGAAGAGCGGGGAGTTCAACTACCTTATTGTGCCTGTGAGAAGGTATCGTATAGCTGTCTGATTTGTAATGCCTTTTCAAGAAGTGTTTGTCTGCATTTCCACCTAATGTTCCAGAAACACCAAATATGCCACTCCCTTTAAGGTATCTTTTAAAGTAATGGATATTTGACATATAATTTGTAACATTGGATAGCGATGATATGGCCAACTGGTGCTTCATCTCTAGAAACTGTTGAAGGCCGTCACCCCAGCGTTTGTTCTTTTCCAGTACTCC includes the following:
- the LOC110488997 gene encoding uncharacterized protein LOC110488997 isoform X2; protein product: MGDHETVIKRDEQREIEQKFEELLLDYQISENESLQDVTFEDRMRNLQTELTVQYFREKHLSLWPLFTLENAIMYEDLSLTERFCILKAVTEVTLADNPDAVNGDVHQLECAKRYNFHLSLLEHLNGSNPTLAGKLLLAFFDTFSDVSQTSRELLSQILFSNIWTPVEILLFLRGVASMDQKKTDAILHTVQTYRLDLLSTLSALRSTDPNKTLQGYAEEETDKDIDTILSEMRDANYPEKLLSIMETVLGHIEEKLSKDPMVDTQKKLSKREKIEMIKDFKNKIKLLNFAEADNTILKEVLITMCIAVKDSSAVSTQSGEQIKGYFPRLTQLASLLMLLLPKATSDKGCLLEIGTGEGKSCILAMFAAIQAIRGATVDIVTSSPILARRDEEEWRKLFDMFDITSSVVPPPLMKESSLKSCDKILQDAYKRQIVYGTVSDFAADTLRQEFEKNTTRGERKFDLVIVDEVDYMTLDSGVQVTFLSHEASGLRHVEQVLASIWCMISVCRPIRMEETGETEWITGLQHFHKAAKMAVMGSDRSEHFSEFDILQTGLQFGFYTQEDIDTLTQSESEAQRDGKADDFQDENWKAIEAFMTKIGVEQQYDLLSILETALDQTVFIDCYTLTNNKATSIGEKKRDSDMKIKMLLLNNGRASEIMSEKSLIDAVVLEIQSKIIYSDQCQPNSKETDNYIVIPFFLKKYIENRMPVFVGNALKAIAMKQGREYMIGMSSDANPSTVSESDKHFYHAIIPVDYQASGVLEKNKRWGDGLQQFLEMKHQLAISSLSNVTNYMSNIHYFKRYLKGSGIFGVSGTLGGNADKHFLKRHYKSDSYTIPSHRHNKVVELPALQVSGDDFKWIEVVCESALKAADRNQVVLVVCEDVKTANELQVAMANRRANQRHPITMYTISERDNIEQTTFSGGSIIIATNLGGRGTDIRLEQKVNQCGGLFVLLTHFPDNRRVEKQVFGRTARKGNSGMVQMILHCDQLAPAYQGQPVEIMRQLREDHEIQRITGMETNELQEIERKEKLFSTVCQFLDNFDSNYSEKERENLLTMKVEEHSFRRQGDKLDYQPALNALKESWALWLTLHETHIEKDDDISDLEADLLQQLTNTRNMMLKGQSQNFYDHLKQAVVRTNLHCRDKTKWDYDAKSSWQKAAKCDPFYRAVALYNQAYITINLAESDYKTEASKLLQEAKDTLGIYISETTNTLNACQMAMRGNFEPHHDGVCNFQSQMQSRMNIFQAWLGYINSTLEKLAELKNSKSGAITEDSSVYALSDGTDYVTTNELMALYEYGLGMVFEVKEKPRFNIDALVCFLLGACQVLAGVLVCALSYGSASQFGLTLISEGVSDMISGCDGMITGSFSWASWAISKSIGIGISLLTSGFGTIKRAVQSVYKATKGLLTGTKTLSSVAKGVIKSGKHAFMSFKGSVTAASSLSLGTVKKLGTKTVVKQTFKHATKYAGQEMATQIVTHTLHYFIDAGLQSVLKEILNKAFKDSITSVVKENDALSHTLTELVCSGVPKSALQKPAAEFKIDRECEKSIKDLVKSVTEKIISDLMTNCSTVHEIIDRLSQVSSKASDLMDNAGVPGKVQTAISASLCIAKFSTVLVQMLNSIPTEKFINDRFSSKLIKEIHVQLPNGYDQDGRHRLLDVGRLKNELLEGISENVSQEFIESCARHMNSLITHIFKEKINKVTNAIGNTTSNMLGRYKTENYFVEQKQRHDMKSASKHAGESTCEIEQSDLHHYINNISDIDRPASELDIYVLTKSDLLQGQGIRVKVVDKHGKPLDEQSYPGTDCSAGYITLKLTMEPETAKSEMGLLSHIQDRIQGVQTAYSGHFTIVQPDGCETRVMSEGQNCMYHALIQATSRSQEQDIKEQARILRNKVQSEVQENLPTYCELVKLQKRYDNVMDPGKYSILGGARPEKKIISQDYRDAIAPMTETDYIIAQHYDLGYVATYKDVRNTILSGRYTVEADHIIPKDTLRKALVHRDLEKLKSKNPHLYALVTSIKSDPNGRCHLVMQVLYQHHRTALTTGNCTEAKQCRALLADTLVSGNAEKMLKQAMIMANPVSSQKLRDHAGLINRSSLGKHQDFSENGTNCYYKAGFMNVFSEYLNIGIIDQNQHTRLKSWAKENRHQDTNTEEFREIQRIVSRRTTR